In Arsenicicoccus dermatophilus, a genomic segment contains:
- a CDS encoding AAA family ATPase, with protein MAEIHVPELSLVVLIGVSGSGKSSFAREKFGPYEAVSSDTCRALVCGDENDQSASADAFELLHHLVGTRLRRGLLTVVDATSTRKEARADLVRVAREHDVLPVAIVLDVDPSVAIERNRHRPERDFGEGPVRRQHRQLKSSLRALQREGFRQVTVLSSEQEIAGARIVRDRLLNDRTDLHGPFDVVGDVHGCLDELLDLLDVLGYVITRDERGGPSTRPTPTGAPWCCSATWSTGDRTRWASCAWPWA; from the coding sequence GTGGCTGAGATCCACGTCCCCGAGCTGTCCCTCGTCGTGCTGATCGGCGTCTCCGGATCGGGCAAGTCCAGCTTCGCCCGCGAGAAGTTCGGGCCCTACGAGGCGGTCAGCTCCGACACCTGCCGGGCCCTGGTCTGCGGCGACGAGAACGACCAGTCCGCCTCCGCCGACGCCTTCGAGCTGCTCCACCACCTCGTCGGCACCCGTCTGCGCCGCGGGCTGCTCACCGTCGTGGACGCGACCAGCACCCGCAAGGAGGCCCGCGCCGACCTGGTCCGCGTGGCCCGCGAGCACGACGTCCTCCCGGTGGCGATCGTCCTCGACGTCGACCCGTCGGTGGCGATCGAGCGCAACCGCCACCGCCCGGAGCGCGACTTCGGCGAGGGGCCGGTGCGTCGCCAGCACCGCCAGCTCAAGAGCTCCCTGCGCGCGCTGCAGCGCGAGGGCTTCCGCCAGGTCACGGTCCTGTCCTCGGAGCAGGAGATCGCCGGTGCGAGGATCGTGCGGGATCGGCTGCTCAACGACCGCACCGACCTGCACGGGCCGTTCGACGTGGTGGGCGACGTCCACGGCTGCCTCGACGAGCTGCTCGACCTGCTCGACGTCCTCGGTTACGTCATCACCCGGGACGAGCGGGGCGGCCCGTCGACGCGACCCACCCCGACGGGCGCACCCTGGTGCTGCTCGGCGACCTGGTCGACCGGGGACCGGACTCGGTGGGCGTCCTGCGCCTGGCCATGGGCATGA